The following are encoded together in the Magnetospirillum gryphiswaldense MSR-1 v2 genome:
- the grxD gene encoding Grx4 family monothiol glutaredoxin — protein sequence MSNPVFERIQQDLSENDVVVYMKGTPMFPQCGFSAAVVQVLTALGVKFKGIDILVDPSLREGIKQYTNWPTLPQLYVKGEFVGGCDIVREMAGNGELAALLKDKGVPSNA from the coding sequence ATGAGCAATCCGGTTTTCGAACGCATTCAGCAGGACCTCAGTGAAAACGACGTGGTCGTGTACATGAAGGGGACGCCCATGTTCCCGCAATGCGGCTTCTCCGCCGCCGTCGTCCAGGTGTTGACCGCGCTGGGCGTCAAGTTCAAGGGCATCGACATCCTGGTCGATCCGTCCTTGCGCGAAGGCATCAAGCAGTACACCAACTGGCCGACCTTGCCGCAGCTTTACGTCAAGGGCGAGTTCGTCGGCGGTTGCGACATCGTGCGCGAAATGGCCGGCAACGGCGAGCTGGCCGCTTTGCTGAAGGATAAGGGCGTTCCTTCCAACGCCTGA
- a CDS encoding ribbon-helix-helix domain-containing protein, producing the protein MLKKHSIIIAGHASSITMEPAFWDELKKISERDGVSINQLVSVIDTDRDGNLSSAIRLFVLNDLKKRLAAD; encoded by the coding sequence ATGCTGAAAAAACACTCGATCATCATTGCCGGTCATGCCAGTTCCATAACGATGGAGCCGGCATTCTGGGATGAATTGAAGAAAATATCCGAACGCGATGGGGTGTCCATCAATCAGCTTGTCAGCGTTATCGATACCGACCGTGATGGCAATTTGTCATCAGCCATTCGTTTATTTGTGTTGAATGATTTGAAGAAAAGACTTGCTGCTGATTGA
- a CDS encoding BolA family protein — MPMEASVIEQMIKEAFPDAKVIIEDLRGDGDHYSAMVVSEAFKGKSRVAQHQMVYGALQGKMGGELHALALQTATPETAPDWAKG, encoded by the coding sequence ATGCCCATGGAAGCCAGTGTGATCGAACAGATGATCAAAGAGGCCTTTCCCGACGCCAAGGTCATCATCGAGGATCTGCGCGGCGACGGCGATCATTATTCCGCCATGGTGGTGTCGGAAGCCTTCAAGGGCAAGTCCCGCGTCGCCCAGCACCAGATGGTCTATGGCGCGCTGCAAGGCAAGATGGGCGGCGAATTGCACGCCTTGGCCCTGCAGACAGCGACCCCCGAGACGGCACCGGACTGGGCCAAGGGTTGA
- a CDS encoding DUF983 domain-containing protein gives MPMPVSIARVLARGFCGLCPSCGHGRVLHAYLRVVETCECCGEPLGHIRADDGPAYFTLFAVAHLVVPLCLWIEQAWAPPMGWFMVVALLAASVLTALLLPAFKGATVALMWRLRLQGDERHDDGL, from the coding sequence ATGCCTATGCCCGTCTCCATCGCCCGTGTTCTGGCGCGCGGCTTCTGCGGTCTTTGCCCCAGTTGCGGCCACGGCAGGGTATTGCACGCCTATTTGCGGGTGGTGGAAACCTGTGAATGCTGTGGTGAGCCCCTGGGCCATATCCGTGCCGATGACGGCCCGGCCTATTTCACCCTCTTCGCCGTCGCCCATCTGGTGGTGCCGCTGTGCCTGTGGATCGAGCAGGCCTGGGCGCCGCCCATGGGCTGGTTCATGGTGGTGGCGCTGTTGGCCGCCAGTGTCCTGACCGCCTTGCTGCTGCCGGCCTTCAAGGGGGCGACGGTGGCGCTGATGTGGCGTTTGCGCCTGCAAGGCGACGAACGCCATGATGACGGTTTGTGA
- a CDS encoding DUF2934 domain-containing protein: MESAPIPVRLTLNESTAAALAEAADDLCSACDTDHFVAALDINHRLWLTLSRIASAKAWLDPNRHLADFVVSASRTAGRGLSDDKLEALVEINREVSKRLTSGRALPPIRQRAKLAWQERGRPYGVPLERWLIAEMERQAKAH, translated from the coding sequence ATGGAATCCGCGCCCATTCCCGTACGCCTGACCTTGAACGAAAGCACCGCCGCTGCCCTGGCCGAGGCCGCCGACGACCTGTGCAGCGCCTGCGACACCGACCATTTCGTCGCCGCGCTCGACATCAACCACCGTCTGTGGCTGACCCTGTCGCGCATCGCCAGCGCCAAAGCCTGGCTGGACCCCAACCGCCATCTGGCTGATTTCGTCGTTTCCGCCTCGCGCACCGCCGGGCGCGGTCTGTCGGATGACAAGCTGGAAGCCCTGGTGGAAATCAACCGCGAGGTGTCCAAGCGGCTGACCAGCGGGCGGGCGCTGCCACCCATCCGCCAACGGGCCAAGCTGGCTTGGCAGGAGCGTGGCCGCCCCTATGGGGTGCCGCTGGAGCGCTGGCTGATCGCCGAAATGGAACGCCAAGCCAAGGCCCACTGA